A DNA window from Kineococcus endophyticus contains the following coding sequences:
- a CDS encoding GNAT family N-acetyltransferase, giving the protein MSIPQQYSPLPSVAASLVQGRDAVQALLDHVEGTPSPADPVTASLAWVRRAVATAPPAAVWAVTVRDGAAWGLAVLQDTRERAARHGQDGTRTDLLSGGGGYRSGVLTSPGARGAQDFARAALALAGPLGAALADGADRRGTDLALTGLPDTPAVRALAVAAGAQVGAELPVPVVERPAPGAHLVSAGMRKNLRKNANRLATDGVTAELVLSRDPDVFAATLPEIEAAYRDRDAAHGLACPLDTPAGRRTWLDRLAALGEVDRRELATLRLDGDLAAYVVGVPGQGRYGVFEGRFVTRWARYSPGRVLEHAVLQHAFADPTTQVVDWMTGVAPETLLTVSRFEPRVGVHRPVAGDARRPLVAAQPASAR; this is encoded by the coding sequence GTGAGCATCCCCCAGCAGTACAGCCCCCTCCCCTCCGTCGCGGCCTCGCTCGTGCAGGGCCGCGACGCGGTCCAGGCCCTCCTCGACCACGTCGAGGGAACCCCGTCCCCGGCCGACCCCGTGACCGCCTCCCTGGCCTGGGTCCGTCGCGCGGTGGCCACCGCCCCGCCCGCCGCCGTCTGGGCCGTGACCGTCCGCGACGGCGCCGCCTGGGGGCTGGCCGTCCTCCAGGACACCCGCGAACGGGCCGCCCGCCACGGGCAGGACGGGACGCGCACCGACCTGCTGAGCGGGGGCGGCGGGTACCGCAGCGGGGTGCTGACCAGCCCGGGGGCCCGAGGCGCCCAGGACTTCGCGCGTGCGGCCCTGGCCCTGGCCGGCCCCCTCGGCGCGGCGCTGGCCGACGGCGCCGACCGGCGCGGGACGGACCTGGCGCTGACCGGGCTGCCCGACACCCCGGCCGTGCGCGCGCTCGCGGTCGCGGCCGGCGCCCAGGTCGGCGCCGAACTGCCCGTCCCCGTGGTCGAGCGCCCCGCGCCCGGAGCCCACCTCGTCAGCGCCGGGATGCGCAAGAACCTGCGCAAGAACGCGAACCGGCTCGCCACCGACGGCGTCACGGCGGAACTGGTCCTGAGCCGGGACCCGGACGTCTTCGCCGCGACGCTGCCGGAGATCGAGGCCGCCTACCGCGACCGCGACGCCGCACACGGTCTGGCCTGCCCGCTGGACACTCCCGCGGGCCGGCGCACGTGGCTGGACCGGCTCGCGGCGCTGGGCGAGGTGGACCGCCGCGAACTGGCGACGCTGCGGCTGGACGGGGACCTCGCCGCTTACGTCGTGGGGGTGCCGGGCCAGGGCCGCTACGGCGTCTTCGAAGGACGCTTCGTGACGCGGTGGGCTCGCTACTCCCCCGGCCGGGTTCTCGAGCACGCCGTCCTGCAGCACGCGTTCGCGGACCCGACCACGCAGGTCGTGGACTGGATGACCGGGGTGGCGCCGGAGACGCTGCTGACGGTCAGCCGCTTCGAACCGCGGGTCGGCGTGCACCGCCCGGTCGCCGGGGACGCACGGCGTCCCCTCGTCGCCGCTCAGCCGGCCAGCGCGCGGTAG
- a CDS encoding putative bifunctional diguanylate cyclase/phosphodiesterase translates to MSSTSRHRTVLPARWHRVLHVLLLLVPAAFVVSTVPGVRATSGYSLLLDGVLNNLAYESAAALCLVRTLALQGSRRGGYLLSAALAVYGSGNVFWTIVVRPMADPPYPSGADLGFLLFYPLVFVALILLAKHRDARHTRSLWLDGVVGALAVGAVAAAAVIGPIVSAEGSWAAVATTSAYPALDLVLLMVLAAVLALFGWRPPKGLWLLAAGLVVFVVADVAYLFATAQGTYVSGGVTDGVWVTGVVLMGFTPGWTSTPTGPRLPAWALLSIPVLATTVALGVLVVDHRWPLHPIAIAVAAATVLSALARLVVTLRDVTRLAEHRELALTDELTGLGNRRALYRRGPELLAACAPQETAALLLLDLDGFKEVNDSLGHQAGDALLRDIARRVRDVAASPRTVVVRLGGDEFAILRAGASQTEALALADDVHTALHEAYGLDGVQVRARASIGVSVLLASAAELSTLLRQADVAMYHAKTRHLGSFAYVADVDEFASGERLETAEMLRAAIEERRMVLHYQPKVDVASGAVDSVEALVRWQHPRRGLLFPDAFLSVVEAAGLMEAMTQAVLEQALDQAAVWSAAGRPRAVAVNLSASSLGDATLPDRVCAMLVARGLPAELLEIEITEDFLMADRVRVQEILDGLRRRGIRVAVDDYGTGYSSLAYLRELPIDDLKLDKSFLSDLTDDPRALAIVRSTIGLAHSLGLRLVAEGVEDEETCRELAAAGCDVVQGWLYAKALPAADLEDWLLRHDAGLATASSPVPVPVPVPVPVPVPAQAPAGEFS, encoded by the coding sequence GTGAGCTCAACCAGTCGGCACCGGACGGTGCTCCCCGCGCGCTGGCACCGCGTGCTGCACGTCCTGCTGCTGCTCGTGCCCGCGGCCTTCGTCGTGTCCACCGTGCCGGGCGTGCGCGCCACCTCGGGCTACTCGCTGCTCCTGGACGGGGTCCTCAACAACCTCGCCTACGAGTCCGCGGCCGCCCTCTGCCTCGTGCGCACGCTGGCGCTGCAGGGGTCCCGCCGTGGCGGGTACCTGCTCAGCGCGGCGCTCGCCGTGTACGGCTCCGGCAACGTCTTCTGGACCATCGTGGTGCGCCCGATGGCCGACCCGCCCTACCCCTCCGGCGCCGACCTCGGGTTCCTCCTCTTCTACCCGCTCGTCTTCGTCGCCCTCATCCTGCTGGCCAAGCACCGCGACGCCCGGCACACCCGCAGCCTGTGGCTCGACGGGGTCGTCGGCGCCCTGGCCGTCGGGGCCGTCGCCGCCGCGGCCGTCATCGGCCCCATCGTCTCGGCCGAGGGCAGCTGGGCCGCGGTCGCGACGACCTCGGCCTACCCCGCGCTCGACCTCGTTCTGCTGATGGTCCTGGCCGCCGTCCTCGCGCTGTTCGGCTGGCGCCCGCCCAAGGGGCTGTGGCTGCTGGCGGCCGGGCTCGTCGTCTTCGTCGTCGCCGACGTCGCCTACCTGTTCGCCACCGCCCAGGGCACCTACGTCTCCGGCGGGGTCACGGACGGCGTGTGGGTCACCGGCGTCGTCCTCATGGGGTTCACCCCGGGCTGGACGTCGACCCCGACCGGCCCCCGTCTGCCCGCCTGGGCGCTGCTGTCCATCCCCGTCCTGGCCACCACCGTCGCGCTCGGCGTCCTCGTCGTCGACCACCGCTGGCCGTTGCACCCCATCGCCATCGCCGTCGCCGCGGCCACCGTCCTCAGCGCCCTGGCGCGCCTGGTCGTCACCCTGCGCGACGTGACCCGGCTGGCCGAGCACCGCGAGCTCGCCCTGACCGACGAGCTCACCGGTCTGGGCAACCGGCGCGCCCTGTACCGGCGGGGTCCGGAGCTGCTCGCCGCGTGCGCGCCGCAGGAGACGGCGGCCCTGCTCCTGCTCGACCTCGACGGGTTCAAGGAGGTCAACGACAGCCTCGGCCACCAGGCCGGTGACGCGCTGCTGCGCGACATCGCCCGCCGGGTCCGCGACGTCGCGGCGAGCCCGCGGACCGTCGTCGTGCGCCTGGGCGGGGACGAGTTCGCGATCCTGCGCGCCGGCGCCTCCCAGACCGAGGCCCTCGCCCTCGCCGACGACGTCCACACCGCCCTGCACGAGGCGTACGGCCTGGACGGGGTGCAGGTCCGCGCCCGCGCGAGCATCGGCGTCTCGGTGCTGCTCGCGAGCGCCGCGGAGCTGTCGACGCTGCTGCGGCAGGCGGACGTGGCGATGTACCACGCCAAGACGCGCCACCTCGGCAGCTTCGCCTACGTCGCCGACGTCGACGAGTTCGCCTCCGGGGAACGGCTCGAGACCGCCGAGATGCTGCGCGCGGCCATCGAGGAGCGGCGCATGGTCCTGCACTACCAGCCGAAGGTCGACGTCGCCTCGGGTGCGGTGGACAGCGTCGAGGCGCTCGTCCGCTGGCAGCACCCGCGCCGCGGGCTGCTGTTCCCCGACGCGTTCCTGTCCGTGGTGGAGGCGGCCGGGCTCATGGAGGCCATGACCCAGGCCGTCCTGGAGCAGGCGCTGGACCAGGCCGCGGTGTGGTCGGCCGCCGGGCGCCCGCGGGCCGTCGCCGTGAACCTCTCGGCCTCCTCCCTGGGTGACGCCACGCTGCCGGACCGCGTGTGCGCCATGCTCGTCGCGCGCGGGCTGCCGGCGGAGCTGCTGGAGATCGAGATCACCGAGGACTTCCTCATGGCCGACCGCGTCCGCGTCCAGGAGATCCTGGACGGTCTGCGGCGCAGGGGGATCCGGGTCGCCGTCGACGACTACGGCACGGGGTACTCCTCGCTGGCGTACCTGCGCGAGCTGCCCATCGACGACCTCAAGCTCGACAAGTCGTTCCTGTCCGACCTCACCGACGACCCGCGGGCGCTGGCCATCGTCCGCTCGACGATCGGGCTGGCCCACTCCCTGGGCCTGCGCCTGGTCGCCGAGGGGGTCGAGGACGAGGAGACCTGCCGCGAGCTCGCCGCGGCCGGCTGTGACGTCGTGCAGGGCTGGCTGTACGCCAAGGCCCTGCCGGCCGCCGACCTCGAGGACTGGCTGCTCCGGCACGACGCCGGCCTCGCGACCGCGTCCTCCCCCGTTCCCGTCCCCGTTCCCGTTCCCGTTCCCGTTCCCGTTCCCGCCCAGGCTCCGGCCGGAGAGTTCTCGTGA
- a CDS encoding EamA family transporter, with the protein MSAGLALLASALWGTSDFLGGSVSRRLRAVQVLAVSQVLSALVLLVFLLVTGQLAHVRAGAWLGWAVLAGVTWAGAMGALYTALARGTMGVVAPIASCGMLVPVAAAVLTGERPGAVALGGAALALVGVVGTAGPELSGTQRTPASAVGLAALAALLFGVEVYALARASETSVAGALLGMRLSSLVVVVAAAAFVVRTAPPVLGRDLPLLLALGVLDLAATAAFALASASGLVSVVAVLASLYPAVTVLLARQVHDERLSRLQTTAVGLVLLGAVLCALG; encoded by the coding sequence GTGAGCGCCGGTCTCGCGCTGCTGGCCAGCGCCCTGTGGGGCACGTCGGACTTCCTCGGGGGCAGCGTCAGCCGCCGCCTGCGCGCGGTCCAGGTGCTCGCCGTCTCCCAGGTCCTGTCCGCCCTCGTGCTGCTGGTGTTCCTGCTGGTCACCGGCCAGCTCGCGCACGTGCGGGCCGGCGCGTGGCTCGGCTGGGCCGTGCTGGCCGGGGTGACGTGGGCCGGTGCCATGGGCGCCCTCTACACCGCCCTGGCCCGCGGGACGATGGGCGTCGTCGCCCCGATCGCCTCGTGCGGGATGCTCGTCCCCGTCGCCGCCGCCGTCCTCACCGGCGAACGCCCCGGTGCCGTCGCCCTGGGCGGCGCCGCGCTCGCCCTCGTCGGCGTCGTCGGCACGGCCGGCCCGGAACTGTCCGGGACGCAGCGCACCCCCGCGTCGGCGGTGGGGCTGGCGGCGCTGGCCGCGCTGCTGTTCGGGGTGGAGGTCTACGCCCTGGCCCGGGCCAGCGAGACGTCCGTCGCGGGGGCCCTGCTGGGGATGCGCCTGTCCTCCCTCGTCGTGGTCGTCGCCGCCGCGGCGTTCGTGGTGCGCACCGCTCCCCCCGTGCTCGGCCGCGACCTGCCGCTGCTGCTGGCCCTCGGCGTCCTGGACCTGGCCGCCACGGCGGCCTTCGCCCTCGCCTCGGCCTCCGGGCTGGTCAGCGTCGTGGCGGTGCTGGCCTCGCTGTACCCGGCCGTGACGGTCCTGCTGGCCCGGCAGGTCCACGACGAGCGGCTCAGCCGCCTGCAGACGACCGCGGTGGGGCTCGTGCTCCTCGGCGCCGTGCTCTGCGCGCTGGGCTGA
- a CDS encoding flagellar basal body rod protein FlgB: MSDLTSVALHTALNGLQARQRAIADNISNINTKGYLANKVQFEDALASAVAAGDPAAAVSADISTKKSLEPTREDGNNVNLDEESISNISTNLSYQTVLSALNSKYSLLRTAMSSQ; this comes from the coding sequence GTGTCCGATCTCACCAGCGTCGCACTGCACACCGCGTTGAACGGTCTGCAGGCGCGGCAGCGGGCCATCGCCGACAACATCTCCAACATCAACACCAAGGGCTACCTGGCCAACAAGGTGCAGTTCGAGGACGCCCTGGCCAGCGCGGTCGCCGCCGGCGACCCCGCCGCGGCCGTGAGCGCCGACATCTCCACGAAGAAGTCGCTGGAGCCGACCCGCGAGGACGGCAACAACGTCAACCTCGACGAGGAGTCGATCTCGAACATCTCCACGAACCTCAGCTACCAGACGGTGCTGAGCGCGCTGAACTCCAAGTACTCGTTGCTGCGCACCGCGATGAGCAGCCAATGA
- the flgC gene encoding flagellar basal body rod protein FlgC, whose translation MSIFDAIGIAGTGVTVNRKWMDAVSDNLANINTAVRTSDPAYEAKYVVAAEAADGKGTQVAGIVTGSAEGKLVYDPSNPLADEQGYVKYPDIDMSTQMTSLIMAQRAYQANLSVIDRSKEAYQAALQLGKA comes from the coding sequence ATGAGCATCTTCGACGCGATCGGCATCGCCGGTACCGGCGTCACCGTGAACCGCAAGTGGATGGACGCCGTCAGCGACAACCTGGCGAACATCAACACCGCCGTCCGGACGTCGGACCCGGCCTACGAGGCCAAGTACGTCGTGGCCGCCGAGGCCGCCGACGGCAAGGGCACCCAGGTCGCCGGCATCGTCACGGGCAGCGCGGAGGGCAAGCTGGTCTACGACCCGTCGAACCCGCTGGCCGACGAGCAGGGGTACGTGAAGTACCCCGACATCGACATGAGCACGCAGATGACCAGCCTGATCATGGCCCAGCGCGCCTACCAGGCGAACCTCTCCGTGATCGACCGGTCCAAGGAGGCCTACCAGGCCGCCCTGCAGCTCGGGAAGGCGTGA
- the fliE gene encoding flagellar hook-basal body complex protein FliE, producing MSIESIGGVGDVASTLGTLATGYGQGIADTDNLQMTGAVGGGSGTSYTGVVNPAAVSGVAGTGASTSVDGTSGTDFASLLAQGLGGGVDKLQGLQSTSDDLAVKAATGDLTNVHDYMIASNEAQLATQLTVAIRNKAVDAFNEIMRMQV from the coding sequence ATGAGCATCGAGTCCATCGGTGGCGTCGGGGACGTCGCCAGCACGCTCGGCACCCTGGCCACCGGCTACGGGCAGGGCATCGCCGACACCGACAACCTGCAGATGACCGGAGCGGTCGGCGGGGGCAGCGGCACCTCCTACACGGGGGTCGTGAACCCGGCCGCGGTCTCCGGCGTCGCCGGCACCGGGGCCTCCACCTCGGTGGACGGGACCTCCGGGACCGACTTCGCGTCGCTGCTGGCGCAGGGGCTCGGCGGGGGAGTGGACAAGCTGCAGGGCCTGCAGTCCACCTCCGACGACCTCGCGGTCAAGGCCGCCACGGGTGACCTGACCAACGTCCACGACTACATGATCGCCAGCAACGAGGCCCAGCTGGCCACCCAGCTCACCGTCGCCATCCGCAACAAGGCCGTCGACGCCTTCAACGAGATCATGAGGATGCAGGTCTGA
- the fliF gene encoding flagellar basal-body MS-ring/collar protein FliF: MAKAKGSAAIVENAKNFVSGFRTFSTGQKAVVIAVVAALIGGAVVFSQWASKPSYSPLFSSLSATDASAITEKLKADGTPYTISDGGGTISVPADKVDSERLAMAGAGLPAETDSSSGSLLATQGVTASEFVQQQAYQQDLKKELAKTIEALAGVDSAVVNLAMPQKDVFLDEQDPVTASVLVKLKPGATLSNDNVTAIVNLVSGGVPGMDPKNVSVVDDKGNTLSTDGTGSSAQNEKTSDYNASASSELQSYLEGIYGKGNVKATVKASLDFDDKTVESETYTQPEKIDPLAQQKTTETYNGTTGTGAATGVLGPDNIAVPGGTTGTGGNGGYSKTSESSNPSVDKTKTVIKQAPGKVVKQTVSVVLNAGAKGAAGAADINQVTQIVNQAAGIDATRNDTVSVVKTAFDDSASTDAAKQLAEADKAEQQDTLIGYAKTGALALLVLIMLIVILVAFRRRKVETVDVLDVDPLQLGDITGPPAGLKEIAPAVEKHVALEAAPVDPALEAAAARRTEVVELVSRQPEEVAELLRGWLADRRS, translated from the coding sequence ATGGCCAAGGCCAAGGGAAGCGCGGCGATCGTCGAGAACGCCAAGAACTTCGTGTCCGGTTTCCGGACGTTTTCGACCGGCCAGAAGGCGGTCGTCATCGCGGTCGTGGCCGCGCTCATCGGCGGGGCCGTCGTGTTCTCGCAGTGGGCGTCCAAGCCGTCGTACTCGCCGCTGTTCTCCAGCCTCTCGGCGACGGACGCCAGCGCGATCACCGAGAAGCTGAAGGCGGACGGCACGCCGTACACGATCTCCGACGGTGGCGGGACGATCTCCGTCCCCGCCGACAAGGTCGACTCCGAGCGCCTGGCGATGGCCGGGGCCGGCCTGCCGGCCGAGACCGACTCCAGCTCCGGCAGCCTGCTCGCGACCCAGGGCGTCACCGCCTCGGAGTTCGTGCAGCAGCAGGCCTACCAGCAGGACCTGAAGAAGGAACTGGCGAAGACGATCGAGGCCCTCGCCGGCGTCGACTCGGCCGTGGTCAACCTCGCGATGCCGCAGAAGGACGTGTTCCTCGACGAGCAGGACCCGGTCACCGCCTCGGTGCTGGTCAAGCTCAAGCCGGGCGCGACGCTGTCCAACGACAACGTCACCGCGATCGTCAACCTCGTCTCCGGCGGCGTGCCGGGCATGGACCCCAAGAACGTCTCCGTCGTCGACGACAAGGGCAACACCCTCTCGACCGACGGCACCGGGTCCAGCGCGCAGAACGAGAAGACGAGCGACTACAACGCCAGCGCGTCCTCGGAACTGCAGAGCTACCTCGAGGGCATCTACGGCAAGGGCAACGTCAAGGCGACCGTGAAGGCCTCGCTGGACTTCGACGACAAGACCGTCGAGTCCGAGACCTACACGCAGCCGGAGAAGATCGACCCCCTGGCGCAGCAGAAGACCACCGAGACGTACAACGGCACCACCGGCACCGGTGCGGCCACGGGCGTCCTGGGTCCCGACAACATCGCCGTCCCCGGTGGCACCACGGGCACCGGTGGCAACGGGGGCTACTCCAAGACGTCGGAGAGCTCCAACCCCTCGGTCGACAAGACGAAGACCGTCATCAAGCAGGCCCCCGGCAAGGTCGTCAAGCAGACCGTCTCGGTCGTGCTGAACGCCGGCGCCAAGGGTGCTGCGGGGGCTGCGGACATCAACCAGGTCACGCAGATCGTCAACCAGGCCGCCGGCATCGACGCCACCCGCAACGACACGGTGTCGGTCGTCAAGACCGCGTTCGACGACTCCGCCTCGACCGACGCGGCCAAGCAGCTCGCCGAGGCCGACAAGGCCGAGCAGCAGGACACCCTCATCGGGTACGCCAAGACCGGTGCCCTGGCCCTGCTCGTCCTGATCATGCTCATCGTGATCCTCGTGGCCTTCCGCCGCCGCAAGGTGGAGACGGTCGACGTCCTGGACGTCGACCCCCTGCAGCTCGGTGACATCACCGGGCCGCCGGCCGGGCTCAAGGAGATCGCCCCTGCGGTCGAGAAGCACGTTGCGCTCGAAGCAGCACCGGTGGACCCGGCCCTGGAGGCCGCGGCCGCCCGCCGCACCGAGGTCGTCGAACTCGTCTCCCGCCAGCCCGAGGAAGTCGCGGAACTGCTCCGCGGCTGGCTCGCCGATCGGAGGTCCTGA
- the fliG gene encoding flagellar motor switch protein FliG codes for MPSTELEVAPLTGAQKAAVLLLQVGQENAAKVLGHLRPAEIEELTAEILRLRSVTPEVAGVVLEEFHGLIASPLRGGLGGLDYAQSLLEGALGAEGAAEVLGRVAEAAIVQPFQFLHQADPQQILTFLTGEHPQTIALVVAHLRPDQASMILGGLTADMQADIALRIATMEATSSEYVRLVEDVVQRRTSTVLQAKTNTAVGGVQPLVDIINRADRGTERSILEGLAAKNAALAEEIRGLMFVFEDITTLDDRAIQLVLRGVETADLATALKGVTETVRDKILKNVSERARENLLDEIELMGPVRMSAVEESQQKVVAIIRQLEESGQIVLTRGGDDDFVS; via the coding sequence GTGCCGTCCACCGAGCTCGAGGTCGCGCCCCTGACAGGGGCGCAGAAGGCCGCCGTCCTGCTGCTGCAGGTCGGTCAGGAGAACGCCGCCAAGGTGCTGGGTCACCTGCGGCCCGCGGAGATCGAGGAGCTGACCGCCGAGATCCTGCGGCTGCGCTCGGTCACCCCCGAGGTGGCCGGCGTGGTCCTGGAGGAGTTCCACGGGCTGATTGCCTCGCCGCTGCGCGGCGGGCTCGGTGGCCTGGACTACGCCCAGTCCCTCCTGGAGGGGGCGCTGGGCGCCGAGGGCGCCGCCGAGGTGCTCGGCCGGGTGGCCGAGGCCGCGATCGTGCAGCCCTTCCAGTTCCTGCACCAGGCCGACCCGCAGCAGATCCTCACGTTCCTGACGGGGGAGCACCCGCAGACCATCGCCCTGGTCGTGGCGCACCTGCGTCCGGACCAGGCGTCGATGATCCTCGGCGGGCTGACGGCCGACATGCAGGCCGACATCGCGCTGCGCATCGCCACGATGGAGGCGACCAGCTCCGAGTACGTCCGCCTCGTCGAGGACGTCGTCCAGCGCCGCACCTCCACGGTGCTGCAGGCCAAGACGAACACCGCCGTCGGCGGCGTCCAGCCCCTGGTCGACATCATCAACCGTGCCGACCGCGGCACCGAGCGCTCCATCCTCGAGGGCCTGGCGGCCAAGAACGCCGCGCTGGCCGAGGAGATCCGCGGGCTCATGTTCGTCTTCGAGGACATCACCACCCTCGACGACCGCGCGATCCAGCTCGTCCTGCGCGGGGTCGAGACGGCCGACCTGGCCACGGCCCTCAAGGGCGTCACCGAGACGGTCCGGGACAAGATCCTCAAGAACGTCTCCGAACGTGCCCGCGAGAACCTGCTCGACGAGATCGAGCTCATGGGCCCGGTCCGCATGTCCGCGGTCGAGGAGTCCCAGCAGAAGGTCGTCGCGATCATCCGCCAGCTCGAGGAGTCCGGCCAGATCGTGCTGACCCGCGGTGGTGACGATGACTTCGTCTCCTAG
- a CDS encoding FliH/SctL family protein has product MTSSPSLGRNAFQAADTRPTTTREPRVFVAVPAATSTSPRGFVGLDLAQREDSAEMVQLREQARTEGYAAGWATGMRQAAVRAEAELEAQREAAHTAARLDRDERRAARGRAEEALLAAGDALRAEREPAIGALADTVLELALELAGAVLDREVQLMDSPVGEAVRRALAPLDAEKPVTVRVNPVDLSALTGDALKGRHATSDAELVSFLPDPTVHPGDAFARQGDTEVDAGLRASVARALAALVGEGETGALA; this is encoded by the coding sequence ATGACTTCGTCTCCTAGCCTGGGGCGCAACGCCTTCCAGGCGGCCGACACCCGGCCCACCACGACCCGCGAACCGCGCGTGTTCGTCGCCGTCCCCGCGGCGACGAGCACGTCACCGCGGGGGTTCGTCGGCCTCGACCTCGCCCAGCGCGAGGACTCCGCCGAGATGGTGCAGCTGCGCGAGCAGGCCCGCACCGAGGGCTACGCCGCCGGCTGGGCCACCGGCATGCGCCAGGCCGCCGTGCGCGCCGAGGCCGAGCTCGAAGCCCAGCGGGAGGCCGCCCACACGGCCGCCCGGCTGGACCGCGACGAGCGCCGCGCCGCGCGCGGTCGCGCCGAGGAGGCGCTGCTGGCCGCGGGCGACGCCCTGCGCGCCGAACGCGAACCCGCCATCGGTGCCCTGGCCGACACCGTCCTGGAACTGGCCCTGGAACTGGCCGGGGCCGTCCTGGACCGTGAGGTCCAGCTCATGGACTCCCCCGTGGGGGAGGCCGTCCGGCGCGCCCTGGCGCCCCTGGACGCCGAGAAGCCCGTCACGGTCCGTGTGAACCCGGTCGACTTGAGCGCCCTGACGGGTGACGCCCTCAAGGGTCGGCACGCGACGTCCGATGCAGAACTCGTGAGCTTCCTCCCCGATCCCACCGTGCACCCGGGTGACGCGTTCGCCCGCCAGGGGGACACCGAGGTGGACGCCGGCCTGCGGGCCAGCGTCGCCCGGGCCCTGGCTGCCCTCGTCGGAGAGGGCGAGACCGGAGCGCTCGCGTGA
- a CDS encoding FliI/YscN family ATPase — translation MREVLAPQVARAAVAARPQLRGRVSAIVGLSVEVSGLRAAVGETLLLGEPGTAACIPAEVVAAEGSRLRCLPLGHLTGLAAGAPVVATGRPSDVPVGPALLGRVVDAMGNPLDGGPPLVSAPRAALHASPPPALSRGRVDAPLGLGVRALDTLVPAGRGQRFGIFAGSGVGKSSLLSMIARGTSADVSVLALIGERGREVREFIEDDLGAEGLARSVVVVATSDEAPVLRLRAALTATAIAESFRDLGADAVLMMDSLTRVSMAQREIGLSVGEPPATRGYPPSVFALMPRLLERAGPGVTGSITGIYTVLVDGDDHNEPIADAARSILDGHVVLDRRLATAGHFPTIDVLDSVSRVAGRVTGPDQKAAATALRRVLAAHREAKELIDVGAYQPGANPEVDAAVAHLPAINAFLRQDIHDITPPAQAWAQLQQLVASFGGRL, via the coding sequence GTGCGGGAGGTCCTGGCCCCCCAGGTCGCCCGCGCCGCCGTCGCGGCCCGCCCGCAGCTGCGCGGGCGGGTCAGCGCCATCGTCGGCCTGTCCGTCGAGGTCTCCGGCCTGCGTGCCGCCGTGGGGGAGACGCTCCTGCTGGGCGAGCCCGGCACGGCCGCGTGCATCCCCGCCGAGGTCGTCGCCGCGGAGGGGTCGCGCCTGCGCTGCCTGCCGCTGGGCCACCTCACCGGCCTGGCCGCCGGCGCCCCGGTCGTCGCGACCGGCCGCCCCTCCGACGTCCCCGTCGGCCCCGCCCTGCTGGGCCGGGTCGTCGACGCGATGGGCAACCCCCTCGACGGCGGCCCGCCGCTGGTCTCCGCACCCCGCGCCGCCCTGCACGCCAGCCCCCCGCCGGCGCTGTCCCGCGGCCGCGTCGACGCCCCCCTCGGTCTCGGCGTCCGCGCTCTGGACACCCTCGTCCCGGCCGGTCGCGGCCAGCGCTTCGGCATCTTCGCCGGCTCCGGCGTCGGGAAGTCCTCGCTGCTGTCGATGATCGCCCGCGGCACCTCCGCCGACGTCTCCGTGCTCGCCCTCATCGGTGAACGTGGCCGAGAGGTCCGCGAGTTCATCGAGGACGACCTGGGCGCCGAGGGGCTGGCCCGTTCCGTCGTCGTCGTCGCCACCTCCGACGAGGCCCCCGTGCTGCGCCTGCGTGCCGCGCTGACCGCCACCGCGATCGCCGAGTCCTTCCGCGACCTGGGCGCCGACGCGGTGCTCATGATGGACTCCCTCACCCGCGTGTCCATGGCCCAGCGCGAGATCGGCCTGTCCGTCGGCGAACCCCCCGCCACCCGCGGCTACCCGCCGAGCGTCTTCGCCCTCATGCCCCGCCTGCTCGAGCGCGCCGGGCCCGGCGTCACCGGCTCCATCACCGGCATCTACACGGTGCTGGTCGACGGTGACGACCACAACGAGCCCATCGCCGACGCCGCCCGCTCCATCCTCGACGGCCACGTCGTCCTGGACCGCCGGCTCGCCACCGCGGGGCACTTCCCGACCATCGACGTCCTCGACTCGGTCTCCCGCGTCGCCGGCCGCGTCACCGGACCGGACCAGAAGGCCGCCGCCACCGCCCTGCGCCGCGTCCTGGCCGCCCACCGCGAGGCCAAGGAGCTCATCGACGTCGGCGCCTACCAGCCCGGCGCCAACCCCGAGGTCGACGCGGCCGTCGCGCACCTGCCGGCGATCAACGCCTTCCTGCGCCAGGACATCCACGACATCACCCCGCCCGCCCAGGCGTGGGCCCAGCTCCAGCAGCTGGTCGCGAGCTTCGGAGGACGACTGTGA